From one Candidatus Limnocylindrales bacterium genomic stretch:
- a CDS encoding cytochrome P450 yields the protein MQPRSVLGVEEIQLSDIAFWQRPLEEREGAFRTLRAERPLSFHEEPDVPMLGKGPGFWAVTRYRDVLEISRSPEIFSSARGGVNIIDLPPDFSEFFSSMIVMDDPRHARLRRIVSRGFTPQMLRRLEATVESAATRIIDDVVERGQCDFVADIAAALPLKIICDMMGIAESDYKFVFDRTNIILGAGDPDYVADPAAIVPALLAAGQDLSNLMQDLAKVRREKPTEDLTSALLHAEVDGERLTDAEIGSFFVLLVVAGNETTRNAISHGMKALCDHPDQRRIWAADFERIAPTAVEEIVRWASPVIHFRRTATRDTVLSGVKIAEGQKVVMWYNSANRDEDVFPEPYRFDVRRTPNEHVGFGGPGPHFCLGAHLARREITVMFRNLMQRLPDLRITEEPARLLSFFIHGIKRMPCEFTPGRPSKAA from the coding sequence ATGCAGCCGCGTAGCGTTCTCGGTGTCGAGGAGATCCAGCTTTCCGACATCGCCTTCTGGCAGCGTCCTCTCGAGGAGCGCGAAGGCGCCTTCCGCACTCTGCGCGCCGAGCGTCCTCTCTCCTTCCACGAGGAGCCCGACGTGCCCATGCTCGGCAAGGGGCCCGGCTTCTGGGCCGTGACCAGATATCGCGACGTGCTCGAGATCAGCCGCTCGCCCGAGATCTTCTCGTCGGCGCGCGGCGGCGTGAACATCATCGATCTGCCGCCCGACTTCAGCGAATTCTTCAGCTCGATGATCGTGATGGACGATCCGCGCCATGCGCGCCTTCGCCGCATCGTCTCGCGCGGCTTCACTCCGCAGATGCTACGGCGCCTGGAGGCCACCGTCGAAAGCGCCGCCACTCGCATCATCGACGACGTCGTGGAACGCGGCCAGTGCGATTTCGTCGCCGATATCGCTGCGGCGCTGCCGCTCAAGATCATCTGCGACATGATGGGCATCGCCGAGTCCGACTATAAGTTCGTGTTCGACCGCACCAACATCATTCTCGGTGCGGGCGATCCCGACTACGTCGCCGATCCCGCCGCCATCGTTCCGGCCCTCCTGGCGGCAGGACAGGATCTCTCCAATCTCATGCAGGACCTGGCCAAGGTGCGGCGCGAGAAGCCCACGGAGGATCTGACCTCGGCGCTGCTGCATGCGGAGGTCGACGGAGAGCGCCTGACCGACGCCGAGATCGGCTCCTTCTTCGTGCTGCTGGTGGTGGCGGGCAACGAGACCACGCGCAATGCCATCAGCCACGGCATGAAGGCGCTTTGCGATCATCCCGACCAGCGCCGCATCTGGGCCGCCGATTTCGAGCGCATCGCGCCGACGGCCGTCGAGGAGATCGTGCGGTGGGCCTCGCCGGTCATTCATTTCCGTCGTACCGCCACGCGCGACACGGTGCTGTCGGGAGTGAAGATCGCCGAAGGCCAGAAGGTCGTGATGTGGTACAACTCGGCCAACCGCGACGAGGACGTTTTCCCCGAGCCCTACCGGTTCGACGTCCGGCGCACGCCCAACGAGCATGTGGGCTTCGGCGGCCCCGGGCCCCACTTCTGCCTGGGCGCTCACCTCGCCCGCCGCGAGATCACGGTGATGTTCCGCAACCTGATGCAGCGCCTGCCGGACCTGCGCATCACGGAGGAGCCCGCGCGCCTGCTCTCGTTCTTCATCCACGGCATCAAGCGCATGCCGTGCGAATTCACGCCCGGCCGTCCGAGCAAGGCCGCCTAG
- a CDS encoding TolC family protein — MPILGPARGTVWGAIAASCLCALSACSLTRPEGDGGWSEQRRAREIERASLLSQPPVRVDSAGDVTADRAGAAIGDAARRRDDGGTDGGGAASDAAAIAASAPIDLATALDLASRHSRGMAIAAAGETMAARDVAIARAPLLPSTTVRGNYAWFSDELGNTVALPFALPGPTPTDSFTVAVREEDFGSVTAAVRLALDVSGELRHGLASAQASYRAERARRWATQLEEERAVVQAYLALLEAEGLREVAATTVELQRQQLEDADARARVGQLTRNGVLVVQVALTTSRQLLMRQELAVAHARRSLNRTIGLPVDAPTRVLDVAGAPRLPRVEDAVAAARQASPVLASLLEEIQALEERRTSLVRARFPRLGATAAYDATSAEIVQPQHYASATLGLEWDLGTDLGRESQIAKLDAASRRARLVLDRSWRDIELLVRGAHDAATERIAAAGSAAEAVEQAQENLRIRQEQFELGRATSEDLLDAESLLTRQRVTLATALYQAHARRAELQQLMGAPLADLLAPGAEAPLP, encoded by the coding sequence ATGCCCATCCTCGGTCCTGCACGCGGCACGGTTTGGGGCGCCATCGCCGCTTCCTGCCTGTGTGCGCTGAGCGCGTGCAGCCTGACCCGGCCCGAGGGCGACGGAGGATGGAGCGAGCAGCGGCGCGCGCGGGAGATCGAGCGGGCATCGCTTCTGTCGCAGCCGCCAGTACGCGTCGATTCGGCCGGCGACGTCACCGCAGATCGTGCCGGCGCCGCGATCGGTGACGCCGCGCGACGCCGCGACGACGGCGGCACGGACGGTGGCGGTGCCGCAAGCGACGCCGCCGCAATCGCGGCGTCCGCGCCGATCGACCTCGCGACTGCACTCGACCTGGCCTCGCGTCACAGCCGCGGCATGGCGATCGCCGCCGCCGGCGAGACGATGGCGGCACGGGACGTAGCCATCGCGCGCGCACCGCTGCTGCCGAGCACGACCGTGCGCGGCAACTACGCCTGGTTCAGCGACGAGCTCGGCAACACGGTCGCCCTGCCATTCGCGCTTCCCGGCCCGACGCCGACCGATTCCTTCACGGTCGCCGTTCGCGAGGAGGACTTCGGCAGCGTCACCGCGGCCGTGCGTCTGGCGCTCGACGTCAGCGGCGAGCTGCGCCACGGCCTGGCGTCGGCGCAGGCCAGCTATCGTGCCGAACGCGCGCGGCGCTGGGCAACCCAGCTCGAGGAGGAGCGCGCGGTCGTGCAGGCGTACCTCGCGCTGCTCGAGGCCGAGGGACTGCGCGAGGTCGCGGCGACGACCGTGGAGCTTCAGCGGCAGCAGCTCGAGGATGCCGATGCCCGCGCGCGTGTCGGACAGCTCACACGCAATGGCGTGCTGGTCGTGCAGGTCGCGCTGACGACGTCGCGCCAGCTGCTCATGCGCCAGGAGCTGGCGGTCGCGCACGCACGGCGCAGCCTCAACCGGACGATCGGCCTGCCGGTGGACGCGCCCACGCGCGTGCTCGATGTCGCCGGCGCTCCGCGCCTGCCTCGAGTCGAGGATGCGGTCGCGGCCGCGCGGCAGGCGAGCCCGGTTCTGGCCTCGCTGCTCGAAGAGATCCAGGCGCTGGAGGAGCGACGCACCTCGCTCGTGCGCGCGCGCTTTCCACGCCTCGGCGCAACCGCGGCCTACGACGCCACCAGCGCCGAGATCGTCCAGCCTCAGCACTACGCCAGCGCGACGCTGGGACTGGAGTGGGACCTCGGCACCGACCTCGGCCGCGAGTCGCAGATCGCCAAGCTCGACGCTGCCTCGCGGCGCGCGCGGCTCGTGCTGGACCGCTCGTGGCGCGACATCGAGCTTCTCGTGCGCGGCGCGCACGACGCGGCCACCGAGCGCATCGCCGCCGCCGGCTCGGCGGCCGAGGCCGTCGAGCAGGCGCAGGAGAACCTTCGCATCCGCCAGGAGCAGTTCGAGCTGGGTCGGGCCACGAGCGAGGACCTGCTGGATGCGGAGTCGCTTCTGACGCGCCAGCGCGTCACTCTGGCCACCGCCCTGTACCAGGCCCACGCCCGGCGCGCGGAGCTGCAGCAGCTCATGGGCGCGCCGCTGGCGGATCTGCTCGCACCAGGCGCGGAGGCGCCGCTGCCATGA
- a CDS encoding HlyD family efflux transporter periplasmic adaptor subunit: MKRIVFALVLLALAAVAWRLLADDDDGDVYYTGFVEGEERVLRSEVGGRVLEVAFREGDAVPAGAIVARIDDADIAARVRSKRTEIEVLMRQIEQAGHEVTLREGTWKAELGARQAELAQARSEYELAVRSLQREEGLGRTGATTRQLLDEIRTREAAGRSAVDRAERMLARAQAEAAGVDAARARLDVLREQRRLAESQLAELEVTQAKYSIRAPEVPTVVQTQLLWPGELAQPGTPIASVLDPLDKYVQIYVSVSDLPLVPVGRRVWIELDSTPGRRVPGAVSFVADRANFTPEKIETRDDRIGQVYRVKIRILEDVARFVPGTEGNVHLGEGATAVAQPRPAAVQPAPAAVHPPEASPPAAAAPSDDLQAGAADSGERP, from the coding sequence ATGAAGCGCATCGTCTTCGCCCTCGTCCTGCTCGCGCTCGCCGCCGTCGCCTGGCGCCTTCTTGCCGACGACGACGACGGCGACGTCTACTACACCGGCTTCGTCGAGGGCGAGGAACGCGTGCTTCGCAGCGAGGTCGGCGGGCGCGTTCTGGAGGTCGCCTTCCGCGAAGGCGATGCCGTGCCGGCCGGCGCCATCGTCGCTCGGATCGACGACGCCGACATCGCGGCCAGAGTGCGGAGCAAGCGCACCGAGATCGAGGTCCTGATGCGCCAGATCGAGCAGGCCGGGCACGAGGTCACGCTGCGCGAGGGGACCTGGAAGGCCGAGCTCGGCGCGCGTCAGGCCGAGCTGGCGCAGGCACGATCGGAGTATGAGCTGGCGGTGCGCTCGCTGCAGCGCGAGGAAGGGCTCGGACGCACCGGCGCCACCACCAGACAGCTCCTCGACGAGATCCGCACCCGGGAGGCTGCGGGGCGCAGCGCCGTCGACCGTGCCGAGCGCATGCTGGCGCGCGCCCAGGCCGAAGCTGCCGGTGTCGACGCCGCTCGCGCGCGCCTGGACGTGCTGCGCGAGCAGAGGCGGCTGGCCGAGAGCCAGCTGGCCGAGCTCGAGGTGACGCAGGCGAAATACTCCATCCGTGCGCCCGAAGTCCCGACCGTCGTGCAGACCCAGCTGCTGTGGCCGGGCGAGCTCGCGCAACCCGGCACGCCGATCGCCTCGGTGCTCGATCCGCTCGACAAGTACGTGCAGATCTACGTCAGCGTCTCCGATCTGCCGCTGGTGCCGGTGGGACGCCGCGTCTGGATCGAGCTCGACAGCACGCCCGGCCGCCGCGTGCCCGGCGCGGTCTCCTTCGTTGCCGACCGCGCCAACTTCACGCCCGAAAAGATCGAGACGCGCGACGACCGCATCGGTCAGGTCTATCGCGTCAAGATCCGCATTCTCGAGGATGTCGCCCGTTTCGTGCCGGGCACCGAAGGCAACGTCCATCTCGGCGAAGGCGCGACGGCGGTGGCGCAGCCGCGACCAGCCGCGGTGCAGCCAGCGCCCGCCGCCGTGCATCCGCCGGAGGCATCGCCGCCGGCCGCTGCAGCACCTTCTGACGATCTGCAGGCTGGCGCGGCGGACAGCGGCGAGCGGCCATGA